A portion of the Cellulophaga algicola DSM 14237 genome contains these proteins:
- a CDS encoding DUF6090 family protein, producing MKKITVLSSNEDNIKALIKVIIPVLVGILIAMSINNWNENRKDRKYFEQISFSIEKESSETTEDIIDTIVFQKSFINFLDI from the coding sequence ATTAAAAAAATAACCGTACTAAGCTCAAATGAAGATAATATTAAAGCACTTATCAAAGTAATAATTCCAGTACTAGTTGGAATTCTAATAGCCATGTCGATTAATAATTGGAATGAGAATCGAAAAGATAGAAAGTACTTTGAACAAATTTCTTTTTCAATTGAGAAAGAGTCATCTGAAACAACGGAAGACATTATTGATACTATTGTATTTCAAAAATCTTTTATTAATTTCCTTGATATTTAA